One Falco biarmicus isolate bFalBia1 chromosome 9, bFalBia1.pri, whole genome shotgun sequence genomic region harbors:
- the BRD3OS gene encoding putative uncharacterized protein BRD3OS, translating to MTDKVMNGRVPLPEKALSEGYARLRYRDTSLLIWQQQQQKLESAPPNTYLSRSRSMWYSQYGNEAILVRDKNKLDVSRDTGQSKFCAIM from the coding sequence ATGACTGACAAAGTAATGAACGGGAGGGTGCCCCTGCCCGAAAAAGCCTTGTCCGAGGGCTATGCACGGCTGCGGTACAGGGACACCTCTCTGCTcatctggcagcagcagcagcagaaactggAGTCGGCCCCCCCCAACACTTACCTGAGCCGGAGTCGGAGTATGTGGTACTCACAGTACGGCAACGAAGCCATCCTGGTGCGGGACAAAAACAAGCTGGATGTCTCCAGGGACACGGGACAGTCGAAGTTTTGCGCCATTATGTAA
- the BRD3 gene encoding bromodomain-containing protein 3 isoform X1 codes for MSTVTSAIQAPQGPVNPPPPEVTNPNKPGRKTNQLQYMQNVVVKTLWKHQFAWPFYQPVDAIKLNLPDYHKIIKNPMDMGTIKKRLEHNYYWSASECMQDFNTMFTNCYIYNKPTDDIVLMAQALEKIFLQKVAQMPQEEVELLPPVPKGKGRKPSAGMQSAGAQQAVAVSSVSPPAPFQNVPPAVSQTPVIAATPVPTITANVPPVTAPPAAAPPPPAAPIMPVVPPTPPVVKKKGVKRKADTTTPTTSAITASRSESPTPLSDPKQAKIIARRESGGRPIKPPKKDLEDGEVPQHAGKKGKLSEHLKYCDSILKEMLSKKHAAYAWPFYKPVDAEALELHDYHDIIKHPMDLSTVKKKMDSREYQDAQGFAADIRLMFSNCYKYNPPDHEVVAMARKLQDVFEMRFAKMPDEPAEAPPPPPPTAPVVSKSTESSHSSEESSSDSDSSDSEEERATRLAELQEQLKAVHEQLAALSQAPVNKPKKKKEKKEKEKKKKDKEKEKEKHKVKAEEEKKPKVAQPPKQTQQKKAPAKKANSTTTANRQPKKGGKQASATYDSDEEEEGLPMTYDEKRQLSLDINRLPGEKLGRVVHIIQSREPSLRDSNPDEIEIDFETLKPTTLRELERYVKSCLQKKQRKPFSASGKKQAAKSKEELAQEKKKELEKRLQDVSGQLNNNKKPAKKEKSGSAPPGGPSRLSSSSSSESGSSSSSGSSSDSSDSE; via the exons ATGTCGACAGTCACATCAGCAATCCAGGCTCCTCAGGGCCCTGTGAATCCACCGCCTCCAGAGGTCACTAATCCTAATAAGCCTGGCCGGAAGACCAACCAATTGCAATATATGCAAAATGTTGTGGTAAAGACCTTGTGGAAGCATCAGTTTGCTTGGCCTTTCTACCAACCTGTTGATGCAATTAAATTGAATTTGCCA GATTAtcacaaaattataaaaaaccCCATGGACATGGGGACGATCAAGAAGCGCCTGGAACATAACTATTACTGGAGTGCCAGTGAATGTATGCAGGATTTCAACACCATGTTTACAAATTGTTACATTTATAACAAG CCCACAGATGACATTGTCCTCATGGCCCAAGCCCTGGAGAAGATATTTCTGCAGAAGGTTGCCCAGATGCCTCAGGAGGAAGTCGAATTATTACCCCCAGTTCCTAAAGGCAAAGGTCGCAAGCCGTCAGCAGGCATGCAGAGTGCAG GAGCGCAGCAAGCAGTGGCCGTGTCTTCCGTCTCCCCGCCGGCCCCGTTCCAGAACGTCCCTCCAGCCGTGTCTCAGACGCCCGTCATTGCTGCCACCCCTGTGCCAACCATCACTGCTAATGTCCCGCCTGTCACTGCCCCTCCTGCCGCTGCTCCCCCTCCGCCTGCTGCTCCGATAATGCCTGTGGTGCCTCCTACACCACCGGTAGTCAAG aaaaagGGAGTGAAGCGGAAAGCGGACACAaccacccccaccacctccGCGATCACTGCCAGCCGAAGCGAGTCACCCACACCCCTCTCGGACCCCAAGCAGGCCAAAATCATCGCTCGACGGGAGAGTGGTGGCCGGCCCATCAAACCACCAAAGAAAGACCTTGAAGATGGAGAGGTCCCCCAGCATGCAGGGAAGAAGGGCAAACTCTCTGAGCACCTCAAGTACTGTGACAGCATTCTCAAGGAGATGCTCTCAAAGAAGCATGCAGCCTATGCATGGCCCTTTTACAAGCCTGTTGATGCAGAGGCCTTGGAATTACATGACTATCATGATATTATCAAACACCCCATGGATCTCAGTACTGTTAAA aaaaaaatggacagTCGGGAATACCAAGATGCACAAGGCTTTGCAGCAGATATTCGGTTAATGTTCTCTAATTGTTACAAGTACAATCCTCCAGACCATGAAGTGGTAGCGATGGCCAGGAAGCTCCAG GATGTCTTTGAGATGAGGTTTGCAAAAATGCCCGATGAGCCTGCAGAGGCTCCACCTCCGCCTCCACCGACAGCACCAGTGGTGAGCAAAAGCACAGAGAGCAGTCACAGTAGTGAGGAGAGCTCGTCCGACTCAGACAGCTCAGACTCGGAAGAAGAGCGAGCGACTCGGCTGGCTGAGCTCCAGGAGCAG CTAAAGGCCGTTCATGAGCAGCTAGCTGCATTGTCACAAGCACCGGTgaataaaccaaagaaaaaaaaagagaagaaggagaaagagaagaaaaagaaagataaagagaaggaaaaagaaaagcacaaagtaaaagctgaggaggagaagaaacCCAAGGTGGCTcaaccaccaaaacaaacccaacagaaGAAAGCCCCagctaaaaaagcaaacagcacaaCCACAGCTAACAG GCAGCCCAAGAAGGGAGGCAAACAGGCATCTGCAACCTACGATTcagatgaggaggaggaaggtctGCCCATGACCTATGATGAGAAACGGCAGCTCAGCTTGGACATCAACCGCCTGCCTGGGGAGAAGCTGGGCAGGGTGGTGCACATCATCCAGTCACGGGAACCTTCCCTCAGAGACTCCAATCCTGATGAGATAGAAATAGATTTTGAAACATTGAAGCCCACAACTTTACGAGAACTGGAGAGATACGTGAAATCttgtttacagaaaaaacaaaggaaaccaTTTT CTGCAagtggaaaaaagcaagcagcaaagtCAAAAGAAGAATTAgctcaggaaaagaagaaagaactaGAAAAACGGTTACAGGACGTCAGTGGGCAGctaaacaacaacaagaaaCCTGCAAAGAAAG AGAAATCTGGCTCGGCTCCCCCCGGAGGCCCTTCCcggctcagcagcagcagctcctctgagtctgggagcagcagctccagtgGTTCCAGCTCAGACAGCAGCGATTCGGAATGA
- the BRD3 gene encoding bromodomain-containing protein 3 isoform X2 gives MSTVTSAIQAPQGPVNPPPPEVTNPNKPGRKTNQLQYMQNVVVKTLWKHQFAWPFYQPVDAIKLNLPDYHKIIKNPMDMGTIKKRLEHNYYWSASECMQDFNTMFTNCYIYNKPTDDIVLMAQALEKIFLQKVAQMPQEEVELLPPVPKGKGRKPSAGMQSAGAQQAVAVSSVSPPAPFQNVPPAVSQTPVIAATPVPTITANVPPVTAPPAAAPPPPAAPIMPVVPPTPPVVKKKGVKRKADTTTPTTSAITASRSESPTPLSDPKQAKIIARRESGGRPIKPPKKDLEDGEVPQHAGKKGKLSEHLKYCDSILKEMLSKKHAAYAWPFYKPVDAEALELHDYHDIIKHPMDLSTVKKKMDSREYQDAQGFAADIRLMFSNCYKYNPPDHEVVAMARKLQDVFEMRFAKMPDEPAEAPPPPPPTAPVVSKSTESSHSSEESSSDSDSSDSEEERATRLAELQEQLKAVHEQLAALSQAPVNKPKKKKEKKEKEKKKKDKEKEKEKHKVKAEEEKKPKVAQPPKQTQQKKAPAKKANSTTTANRQPKKGGKQASATYDSDEEEEGLPMTYDEKRQLSLDINRLPGEKLGRVVHIIQSREPSLRDSNPDEIEIDFETLKPTTLRELERYVKSCLQKKQRKPFWQKTHVTIL, from the exons ATGTCGACAGTCACATCAGCAATCCAGGCTCCTCAGGGCCCTGTGAATCCACCGCCTCCAGAGGTCACTAATCCTAATAAGCCTGGCCGGAAGACCAACCAATTGCAATATATGCAAAATGTTGTGGTAAAGACCTTGTGGAAGCATCAGTTTGCTTGGCCTTTCTACCAACCTGTTGATGCAATTAAATTGAATTTGCCA GATTAtcacaaaattataaaaaaccCCATGGACATGGGGACGATCAAGAAGCGCCTGGAACATAACTATTACTGGAGTGCCAGTGAATGTATGCAGGATTTCAACACCATGTTTACAAATTGTTACATTTATAACAAG CCCACAGATGACATTGTCCTCATGGCCCAAGCCCTGGAGAAGATATTTCTGCAGAAGGTTGCCCAGATGCCTCAGGAGGAAGTCGAATTATTACCCCCAGTTCCTAAAGGCAAAGGTCGCAAGCCGTCAGCAGGCATGCAGAGTGCAG GAGCGCAGCAAGCAGTGGCCGTGTCTTCCGTCTCCCCGCCGGCCCCGTTCCAGAACGTCCCTCCAGCCGTGTCTCAGACGCCCGTCATTGCTGCCACCCCTGTGCCAACCATCACTGCTAATGTCCCGCCTGTCACTGCCCCTCCTGCCGCTGCTCCCCCTCCGCCTGCTGCTCCGATAATGCCTGTGGTGCCTCCTACACCACCGGTAGTCAAG aaaaagGGAGTGAAGCGGAAAGCGGACACAaccacccccaccacctccGCGATCACTGCCAGCCGAAGCGAGTCACCCACACCCCTCTCGGACCCCAAGCAGGCCAAAATCATCGCTCGACGGGAGAGTGGTGGCCGGCCCATCAAACCACCAAAGAAAGACCTTGAAGATGGAGAGGTCCCCCAGCATGCAGGGAAGAAGGGCAAACTCTCTGAGCACCTCAAGTACTGTGACAGCATTCTCAAGGAGATGCTCTCAAAGAAGCATGCAGCCTATGCATGGCCCTTTTACAAGCCTGTTGATGCAGAGGCCTTGGAATTACATGACTATCATGATATTATCAAACACCCCATGGATCTCAGTACTGTTAAA aaaaaaatggacagTCGGGAATACCAAGATGCACAAGGCTTTGCAGCAGATATTCGGTTAATGTTCTCTAATTGTTACAAGTACAATCCTCCAGACCATGAAGTGGTAGCGATGGCCAGGAAGCTCCAG GATGTCTTTGAGATGAGGTTTGCAAAAATGCCCGATGAGCCTGCAGAGGCTCCACCTCCGCCTCCACCGACAGCACCAGTGGTGAGCAAAAGCACAGAGAGCAGTCACAGTAGTGAGGAGAGCTCGTCCGACTCAGACAGCTCAGACTCGGAAGAAGAGCGAGCGACTCGGCTGGCTGAGCTCCAGGAGCAG CTAAAGGCCGTTCATGAGCAGCTAGCTGCATTGTCACAAGCACCGGTgaataaaccaaagaaaaaaaaagagaagaaggagaaagagaagaaaaagaaagataaagagaaggaaaaagaaaagcacaaagtaaaagctgaggaggagaagaaacCCAAGGTGGCTcaaccaccaaaacaaacccaacagaaGAAAGCCCCagctaaaaaagcaaacagcacaaCCACAGCTAACAG GCAGCCCAAGAAGGGAGGCAAACAGGCATCTGCAACCTACGATTcagatgaggaggaggaaggtctGCCCATGACCTATGATGAGAAACGGCAGCTCAGCTTGGACATCAACCGCCTGCCTGGGGAGAAGCTGGGCAGGGTGGTGCACATCATCCAGTCACGGGAACCTTCCCTCAGAGACTCCAATCCTGATGAGATAGAAATAGATTTTGAAACATTGAAGCCCACAACTTTACGAGAACTGGAGAGATACGTGAAATCttgtttacagaaaaaacaaaggaaaccaTTTT GGCAGAAAACCCATGTAACAATTCTGTAA